A single region of the Halobacterium wangiae genome encodes:
- a CDS encoding AlbA family DNA-binding domain-containing protein, which yields MTNPCREPTGAGYKTEGFREVQPVQSNFTGRCLGYSMDLPFQTPVTDWDWETVERISDRSEGQYLEYKEKLHADENEDSEQWQIKLERELCAFANASGGVLIFGINDDGDLYPFEPPEHEVEQSVTRLLQNTTPIIPVETSSRIETPSDSVDRILFAVKIEEATRKPVRCSDGSIYVRVNDRKEPMSREQMESLFIESDRKQQTIRQLELEINRFGDAVTQGRPDITHVHGHSPPDFHVVNTDGIREVLRNADHLYGDEEVRDTISRVLTRIREIEHREVMFGRAMNGVIEDYHDSKKDFYLNERREFKKKVSRLGYGLEQLAELTDLDVEVPDVD from the coding sequence ATGACCAACCCCTGTCGCGAGCCGACAGGAGCCGGCTATAAAACCGAAGGATTCCGCGAGGTTCAGCCAGTACAAAGCAATTTTACAGGCCGGTGTCTCGGATATTCTATGGACTTACCATTTCAGACGCCAGTCACAGACTGGGACTGGGAGACAGTAGAGAGGATTTCAGACCGTTCTGAGGGCCAGTATCTCGAATATAAGGAGAAATTGCATGCCGATGAGAACGAGGATTCAGAGCAATGGCAAATCAAACTGGAACGGGAACTCTGTGCGTTCGCTAACGCGAGCGGAGGAGTCCTCATCTTCGGGATTAACGACGACGGAGATCTGTACCCGTTTGAGCCACCAGAGCACGAGGTAGAACAATCTGTCACTCGACTACTTCAGAATACAACCCCGATTATCCCTGTAGAGACGTCCTCTCGGATTGAGACTCCCTCGGATTCGGTGGACCGGATTCTATTTGCAGTAAAGATTGAGGAAGCGACCCGGAAACCCGTCCGGTGTAGCGACGGCTCGATTTATGTCCGAGTGAATGACCGGAAAGAGCCGATGAGCCGCGAACAAATGGAGTCCTTATTCATCGAAAGTGACCGAAAGCAACAGACCATTCGACAACTGGAGCTAGAGATTAACCGATTCGGTGATGCGGTCACCCAAGGCAGGCCAGATATCACCCACGTTCATGGACACTCACCCCCTGACTTCCATGTCGTAAACACTGACGGGATCCGGGAGGTGCTTCGGAATGCAGACCACCTCTACGGAGACGAGGAGGTCAGGGACACAATATCCCGTGTTCTAACTCGAATTCGGGAGATCGAACATCGTGAGGTTATGTTTGGAAGGGCGATGAACGGAGTCATAGAGGACTATCACGATTCCAAGAAGGATTTCTATCTAAATGAGAGGCGGGAATTCAAGAAAAAGGTTTCACGATTGGGATATGGCCTTGAGCAGCTTGCTGAACTCACCGACTTGGATGTAGAGGTTCCAGATGTCGACTGA
- a CDS encoding pentapeptide repeat-containing protein has protein sequence MKSVSYNVWPPDSDSLPSKWEAAYLEDSAPADKCGFSVEYGTGSSVLGDFTCFRPTWKGFDQCIVHANTDEKSPSEISNHVRPPDIRFDGAIFRNLDLGLEFDFSECVLNGADFSESTISDMDFVKSELEDVMFQNSRLLSVDLSTSNAWAADFSGCNLAFCDLSEGTFIHADLSHSNLHNCDLKEAIMGDVILDQAEIRYSDLSEAEVDSASMFGTFITDSRAEDVRLYDAVADGCRIIRSEFVQSDFQRAILESTLFQETNLSATDFRGTDLQSTTFNTTQLSDIQVDRATECGIQSGLESRAESAHDWDTIARVYHQLKSEFGNNGLVDRARLFHVRERRARENEAKAAEGMVSVSYLGSLLSRYLTGYGVRVKRIGLVMVLLFSVCTLWYEYSGIPNSVYYSIMTFTTAAPPTSPPSGTFTQLLTMVETFFGTLLIVLLGYVLGNREQF, from the coding sequence ATGAAAAGTGTTTCTTACAATGTCTGGCCTCCTGATTCGGACTCACTACCATCAAAATGGGAAGCAGCGTATCTTGAAGATAGTGCACCTGCTGATAAATGCGGTTTTTCTGTAGAGTATGGAACGGGGAGTTCTGTTCTTGGGGATTTCACTTGTTTTAGGCCTACTTGGAAGGGGTTCGACCAGTGTATTGTTCATGCGAACACTGATGAGAAATCTCCCAGTGAAATATCGAATCACGTTAGGCCTCCTGATATAAGATTTGATGGAGCAATCTTCAGGAATTTGGACTTAGGTTTGGAGTTTGATTTCAGCGAATGTGTTCTCAATGGAGCTGATTTTTCGGAAAGCACCATCTCGGATATGGATTTCGTAAAAAGCGAGCTTGAGGATGTGATGTTCCAAAACTCTCGCCTCCTTAGTGTTGATTTATCGACTTCGAACGCATGGGCTGCCGACTTTTCCGGCTGCAATCTGGCCTTTTGCGACCTCAGTGAGGGGACTTTCATCCATGCCGATTTATCCCATTCTAATCTGCACAACTGTGATTTGAAGGAAGCGATAATGGGCGATGTAATTCTAGATCAAGCTGAAATTAGGTACAGTGACCTCTCAGAGGCCGAAGTTGACTCCGCATCAATGTTTGGCACCTTTATTACAGATTCTAGGGCAGAAGACGTAAGATTATATGATGCGGTAGCTGACGGCTGCCGGATAATACGATCTGAATTTGTCCAGTCAGACTTTCAACGGGCAATCTTAGAGAGCACGCTATTCCAAGAAACAAACCTGTCCGCTACTGATTTCCGCGGGACGGACCTCCAGAGTACGACCTTCAATACAACCCAACTCTCTGATATCCAGGTTGACAGGGCCACAGAGTGCGGAATACAATCCGGTTTAGAATCAAGGGCAGAGTCCGCACATGATTGGGATACAATCGCTAGAGTGTACCACCAACTCAAATCAGAATTTGGCAATAACGGGCTTGTCGACCGTGCGAGGCTCTTTCATGTCCGTGAACGACGGGCCAGGGAAAATGAAGCAAAAGCAGCCGAGGGGATGGTCTCGGTTAGTTACCTTGGCTCTCTTCTATCCCGATACTTGACGGGATACGGTGTCCGCGTGAAAAGGATTGGCCTCGTCATGGTTCTGTTGTTCTCAGTCTGTACTCTCTGGTACGAGTACTCGGGAATTCCAAACAGCGTCTACTACAGCATAATGACGTTTACTACAGCGGCCCCTCCGACTAGCCCTCCATCCGGGACATTCACCCAACTTCTTACGATGGTCGAGACCTTCTTTGGGACGCTCCTGATCGTCTTACTCGGCTACGTCCTTGGCAACAGGGAACAGTTCTGA
- a CDS encoding ATP-binding protein, whose product MTDKETTDVGPWNGVETLTDLEARTETGTYLGTSRHTDADSIRRHYGIRRFDAGDYDWKSVVPGMLMHAKDNSAYSPAGGTSFLCIGSYGAGKSTMAHTVAVQVLDVNSHLNEMGVWRASESRSEWVRFAPWARVYVPRSCEVEARIVSTDEANPYEREVDLEDVVREVVAYEDVHDLNQNVLEPGKFHVVYPDPDFRKCQEIYRRSSKEYDLTFEPGDPVQQWWVSWVQDRVENGPYTFTSAFLDEIHEIISQEVSKDAFDSYQKVQLYRDCHIDARKFNLSLFQWGQDATDVHEKLRRKERWRITMNGRANPTRSSQVVGWDSIPMNTDLASRMKTGQALAYTQTNFEPFTWPDIPKPTDEELKVRLRPKQENARDSVAAEGGGVA is encoded by the coding sequence ATGACGGACAAAGAAACTACAGACGTTGGACCGTGGAATGGAGTCGAGACGCTAACCGACCTGGAGGCGCGGACGGAGACGGGGACGTACCTCGGGACGTCACGCCACACAGACGCCGACTCAATCCGGCGTCACTACGGGATTCGGCGGTTCGACGCAGGGGACTACGATTGGAAAAGCGTCGTCCCCGGGATGCTGATGCACGCGAAGGACAATTCGGCGTATTCGCCGGCCGGCGGGACGTCGTTCCTCTGCATCGGGAGTTACGGCGCCGGCAAGTCGACGATGGCCCACACGGTCGCGGTCCAGGTCCTCGACGTCAACAGCCACCTAAACGAGATGGGGGTGTGGCGGGCGTCAGAGTCGCGTTCGGAGTGGGTCCGGTTCGCGCCGTGGGCGCGGGTGTACGTCCCGCGTTCGTGTGAGGTAGAGGCGCGGATCGTCTCCACGGACGAGGCCAATCCCTACGAGCGGGAGGTGGACCTGGAGGACGTCGTCCGGGAGGTCGTCGCCTACGAGGACGTCCACGACTTGAATCAGAACGTCCTGGAGCCGGGAAAGTTCCATGTCGTCTACCCGGACCCGGACTTTCGGAAGTGCCAGGAGATCTATCGCCGCTCGTCGAAGGAGTACGACCTGACGTTTGAACCGGGCGACCCGGTCCAACAGTGGTGGGTGTCCTGGGTCCAGGACCGCGTGGAGAACGGGCCGTATACGTTCACGTCGGCGTTCCTGGACGAGATCCACGAGATAATCAGCCAGGAGGTGAGTAAGGACGCGTTCGACTCCTACCAGAAGGTCCAGCTCTACCGGGACTGCCACATCGACGCGCGGAAGTTCAACCTCTCGCTGTTCCAATGGGGCCAGGACGCGACGGACGTCCACGAAAAGCTCCGGCGCAAGGAGCGGTGGCGTATCACGATGAACGGGCGTGCGAACCCCACGCGCTCCTCTCAGGTCGTCGGGTGGGACAGTATCCCGATGAATACGGACCTGGCCTCCCGGATGAAGACGGGCCAGGCGCTCGCGTACACCCAAACGAATTTCGAGCCGTTCACCTGGCCGGACATCCCCAAGCCGACGGATGAGGAGCTGAAGGTTCGACTCCGGCCAAAACAGGAGAACGCCCGTGATTCGGTCGCGGCGGAGGGGGGTGGTGTCGCGTGA
- a CDS encoding winged helix-turn-helix domain-containing protein, with product MSADDAPRHLDDEDVQDVDADAVTGTTTETFPRPRAHGAAVANVLNDLAPSEREHAPQDRNTLYQTAVDYWMQHVQDAAQEPYVAVEDFAASWLPDDGHDYALVTKSSRWKAGTGHGDDYTPYFQQHLMLRRWTRDDDEDEAQLEKGPLALHVEIMPQYEDLVYSSGDPLHFPDEYGEGTRVVAWTTWAESGSAVETRMYDAIRAVYGDDAVDVERDRNPAARRIQKAEAHVRFAQEKKNAVVETIEQSQRLIDYGGASEIDAYQQRAQAGWQEARVEFDRWSLLGFDAQRYSTELKVYQAQDWHKRPLSDHFAHPKLEASFSGTNDGALPHVDDWDDVLDHLRAVVATHAHWAGVERADLVADDYFQGPGAPAYDYERPTGRREMLRSEYEDRATDVYREALKESTTAVYDLLDVVAQEHGATYDHLEDMTGLARSTVRYHVRRLVDAGVLERLGNPVLVVYSSEALYDKARNVLEKVNPGDSPEDRQERADARRERRERERDADATPDADEDAGSARERSVWRYLDEWDGTPSLLIDELLQDERTERDVRVRLLDDEDDPPT from the coding sequence ATGAGCGCCGACGACGCCCCGCGCCACCTGGACGACGAGGACGTCCAGGACGTGGACGCCGACGCCGTTACCGGCACGACAACCGAAACCTTCCCGCGTCCCCGGGCGCACGGCGCCGCCGTCGCTAACGTCCTCAACGACCTGGCGCCCAGCGAACGCGAGCACGCCCCCCAGGACCGGAATACGCTGTATCAAACCGCCGTCGACTACTGGATGCAGCACGTCCAGGACGCCGCCCAGGAGCCTTACGTGGCTGTTGAGGACTTCGCGGCGTCGTGGCTCCCCGACGACGGCCACGACTACGCCCTCGTCACCAAGTCCAGCCGGTGGAAAGCCGGCACCGGCCACGGAGACGACTATACGCCGTACTTCCAGCAACACCTCATGTTGCGGCGCTGGACCCGGGACGACGACGAGGACGAGGCCCAGCTGGAGAAAGGGCCGCTGGCCCTCCACGTCGAAATCATGCCCCAGTATGAGGACTTAGTGTATTCGTCGGGCGATCCCCTGCATTTCCCCGACGAATACGGCGAAGGGACGCGCGTCGTCGCCTGGACGACCTGGGCCGAATCCGGGAGCGCCGTCGAAACGCGAATGTACGACGCCATTCGCGCTGTCTATGGAGACGACGCCGTCGACGTCGAGCGCGACCGCAACCCGGCCGCCCGTCGCATTCAGAAAGCGGAGGCTCATGTTCGGTTTGCCCAGGAGAAGAAAAACGCCGTCGTGGAGACGATAGAGCAATCCCAGCGCCTCATAGACTACGGCGGCGCCTCCGAGATCGACGCGTATCAACAGCGCGCCCAGGCCGGGTGGCAGGAGGCCCGCGTGGAGTTCGACCGCTGGAGCCTCCTGGGGTTCGACGCCCAGCGATACAGTACCGAACTGAAAGTCTATCAGGCCCAGGACTGGCATAAACGCCCGCTGTCGGACCACTTCGCCCACCCGAAACTCGAAGCCTCCTTTAGTGGGACGAACGACGGCGCGCTCCCCCACGTCGACGACTGGGACGACGTCCTGGACCACCTCCGGGCCGTCGTCGCCACGCACGCGCATTGGGCCGGCGTCGAACGCGCCGATCTCGTCGCCGACGACTATTTCCAGGGACCGGGCGCGCCCGCCTACGACTACGAGCGACCCACAGGCCGCCGGGAAATGCTCCGGAGCGAATACGAGGACCGCGCGACGGACGTCTATCGGGAGGCCCTGAAAGAGTCCACGACGGCCGTCTATGACCTCCTGGACGTCGTCGCCCAGGAGCACGGCGCCACCTACGACCACCTGGAGGACATGACCGGCCTGGCGCGGTCCACCGTCCGGTATCACGTCCGCCGACTCGTCGACGCGGGCGTCCTCGAACGACTTGGGAACCCCGTCCTCGTCGTCTACTCGTCCGAAGCCCTGTATGACAAAGCGCGGAACGTCCTGGAGAAAGTGAACCCGGGCGACTCCCCGGAGGACCGCCAGGAGCGCGCCGACGCGCGCCGCGAACGCCGCGAACGCGAGCGGGACGCCGACGCCACCCCGGACGCCGACGAGGACGCCGGCAGCGCCCGCGAGCGGAGCGTCTGGCGCTACCTGGACGAATGGGACGGCACCCCGTCGCTCCTGATTGACGAACTCCTCCAGGACGAGCGGACGGAGCGCGACGTCCGCGTCCGCCTCCTGGACGACGAGGACGACCCGCCGACGTAG
- a CDS encoding DUF5795 family protein produces MADNRVVQGRMVTPKKLAELVEGESVMDAEPIEEADRQCPECGGDVLSVGYMPSVTEFVTGYKCQDCDWSERES; encoded by the coding sequence ATGGCCGACAACCGGGTCGTGCAGGGCCGCATGGTCACGCCGAAGAAGCTCGCGGAACTCGTCGAGGGGGAGTCCGTCATGGACGCCGAACCCATCGAGGAGGCCGACCGCCAGTGCCCCGAGTGCGGTGGCGACGTGCTCTCGGTGGGCTACATGCCCTCCGTGACCGAGTTCGTCACCGGCTACAAGTGCCAGGACTGCGACTGGAGCGAACGCGAGAGCTAG
- a CDS encoding DUF5794 domain-containing protein: MSSSRHPIALRLEQRVGGATRLLATVMLLPLADGIFAALVLAGELETWAGVTQIGLLVFGGSATLAVILAEMDDDPWEQATSVLVVGVPLILIAAVEAALAPTIATLVDVPTFERFAALVILAIAAKTASSTIGDYLPSPGIIIGLGFVASFQPGSFRFVADYEPALLFSAAAAGGVAVAFALAVVALRPYLRRVVDIDRFRFGSAVALGTLALSIFQLVPSQAPLVVFGVAGLLAFNPEAAPGDAPDDSADDTSPQTVPGADDGPDRPTPSNPAATPDGGNDASESDDDEPAYGYPGENGAEERAPWL; the protein is encoded by the coding sequence ATGAGTAGCTCACGTCACCCCATCGCCCTTCGCCTCGAGCAACGGGTGGGCGGCGCGACGCGCCTGCTCGCCACCGTGATGTTGCTCCCGCTGGCGGACGGCATCTTCGCCGCGCTCGTGCTCGCTGGTGAGCTCGAAACGTGGGCCGGCGTCACGCAGATCGGCCTGCTCGTCTTCGGTGGCAGCGCCACGCTCGCGGTCATCCTCGCGGAGATGGACGACGACCCCTGGGAGCAGGCGACCAGCGTCCTCGTCGTCGGCGTCCCGTTGATACTCATCGCGGCCGTCGAGGCGGCGCTCGCGCCGACCATCGCGACGCTCGTCGACGTCCCGACCTTCGAGCGCTTCGCCGCGCTCGTCATCCTCGCCATCGCCGCGAAGACGGCCAGTTCCACCATCGGGGACTACCTCCCGTCGCCCGGCATCATCATCGGGCTCGGCTTCGTCGCGAGCTTCCAGCCCGGCTCGTTCCGGTTCGTCGCCGACTACGAACCCGCGCTCCTGTTCAGCGCGGCCGCGGCCGGCGGCGTCGCCGTCGCGTTCGCGCTCGCCGTCGTCGCGCTCCGGCCGTACCTCCGGCGCGTCGTCGACATCGACCGCTTCCGGTTCGGGAGTGCGGTCGCGCTCGGGACGCTCGCGCTCTCGATCTTCCAGCTCGTCCCCTCGCAGGCGCCGCTGGTCGTCTTCGGCGTCGCCGGCCTCCTCGCGTTCAACCCGGAGGCCGCGCCGGGCGACGCCCCCGACGACTCCGCGGACGACACCAGCCCGCAGACCGTCCCGGGCGCCGACGACGGCCCCGACCGTCCCACCCCCTCGAACCCCGCAGCGACCCCGGACGGCGGCAACGACGCCAGCGAATCCGACGACGACGAACCGGCGTACGGCTACCCCGGCGAGAACGGCGCCGAGGAACGCGCACCGTGGCTGTGA
- the guaB gene encoding IMP dehydrogenase, which translates to MANDSSNDGRFSEKLRVPEALTFDDVLLRPSESRVEPDDADVSTRVSTNVSLNVPVLSAAMDTVTESDLAIAMAREGGLGVLHRNMDVAATAAEVERVKRADELVIQRENVVTAGPEQTVSDVDTMMNREGVSGAPVVDDDDTVLGIISGTDIRPYLEVGESDSVREAMTDEVITAPEDVTARDALELMYEHKIERVPLVDDADHLVGLVTMQGILNRREHEDAARDDDGRLRVGVAVGPFETDRATAADEADADVLFIDCAHAHNENVIDSAREIAETVEADVVVGNIGTREAAAAVVDFADGVKVGIGPGSICTTRVVTGAGMPQITAVSQVADVASEHDVPVIADGGIRYSGDAAKAIAAGADAVMLGSYFAGTDEAPGRVITMNGKKYKQYRGMGSVGAMQSGGGDRYLKDDDEDEEFVPEGVEAATPYKGPLSQELHQLVGGIQSGMGYVGAGTVPAFKEEARFVRVSSAGQTEGHPHDVMITDEAPNYSPHES; encoded by the coding sequence ATGGCGAACGACTCCTCGAACGACGGCCGATTCTCCGAGAAACTTCGCGTACCAGAGGCACTCACCTTCGACGACGTGCTCCTCCGCCCCAGCGAGAGCCGCGTCGAACCCGACGACGCCGACGTCTCCACGCGCGTCTCGACGAACGTCTCGCTGAACGTCCCCGTGCTCTCCGCCGCGATGGACACCGTCACAGAGTCCGACCTCGCGATCGCGATGGCCCGCGAGGGCGGTCTCGGCGTCCTCCACCGAAACATGGACGTCGCGGCCACCGCCGCGGAGGTCGAGCGCGTCAAGCGCGCCGACGAACTCGTCATCCAGCGCGAGAACGTCGTCACCGCCGGTCCCGAACAGACCGTCAGCGACGTCGACACGATGATGAACCGGGAGGGCGTCTCCGGCGCACCCGTCGTCGACGACGACGACACCGTCCTCGGCATCATCTCCGGCACCGACATCCGCCCGTACCTCGAGGTCGGGGAGTCGGACTCCGTCCGCGAGGCGATGACCGACGAGGTCATCACCGCCCCCGAGGACGTCACAGCGCGGGACGCCCTCGAACTCATGTACGAGCACAAGATCGAGCGCGTCCCGCTCGTGGACGACGCCGACCACCTCGTCGGCCTCGTCACGATGCAGGGTATCCTCAACCGCCGCGAGCACGAGGACGCCGCCCGGGACGACGACGGCCGCCTCCGCGTCGGCGTCGCAGTCGGCCCCTTCGAGACCGACCGCGCGACCGCCGCCGACGAGGCCGACGCCGACGTGCTGTTCATCGACTGCGCGCACGCGCACAACGAGAACGTCATCGACTCCGCTCGCGAGATCGCCGAGACGGTCGAGGCCGACGTCGTCGTCGGCAACATCGGCACCCGCGAGGCCGCCGCGGCCGTCGTCGACTTCGCCGACGGCGTGAAGGTCGGCATCGGCCCCGGCTCCATCTGCACCACACGAGTCGTCACGGGTGCCGGCATGCCCCAGATCACGGCCGTCTCCCAGGTCGCAGACGTCGCGAGCGAGCACGACGTCCCCGTCATCGCGGACGGCGGCATCCGGTACTCCGGCGACGCCGCGAAGGCCATCGCCGCGGGCGCCGACGCCGTGATGCTCGGCTCCTACTTCGCCGGCACGGACGAGGCCCCGGGGCGGGTCATCACGATGAACGGCAAGAAGTACAAGCAGTACCGCGGGATGGGGTCCGTCGGCGCGATGCAGTCCGGCGGCGGCGACCGCTACCTGAAGGACGACGACGAGGACGAGGAGTTCGTCCCCGAGGGCGTCGAGGCGGCGACGCCGTACAAGGGCCCGCTCTCCCAGGAACTCCACCAGCTCGTCGGCGGCATCCAGTCCGGGATGGGCTACGTCGGCGCGGGGACGGTCCCCGCGTTCAAGGAGGAGGCGCGCTTCGTGCGCGTGTCCTCTGCGGGACAGACCGAGGGCCACCCCCACGACGTGATGATCACGGACGAGGCACCGAACTACAGCCCGCACGAGAGCTAA
- a CDS encoding DUF6069 family protein, with protein sequence MERAHSKYPVPRTAGALVRRTTAGVSVAVVALLVVQALVDAVGVDVGATGPTSPFSAVPLVTTTVVAGIGAAVVYAVLVRFTSRPVGIFVLLSVAVFVLMLVPVLFATPEMGVTPVGQGILVLYHLLVAVPLVAFVIGAVQI encoded by the coding sequence ATGGAGCGCGCTCACTCCAAGTACCCCGTTCCGAGAACTGCCGGCGCTCTCGTGCGCCGCACGACCGCCGGCGTCTCCGTCGCCGTCGTGGCGCTCCTCGTCGTCCAGGCGCTCGTCGACGCAGTCGGTGTCGACGTCGGTGCTACAGGACCCACGAGTCCGTTCTCGGCAGTCCCCCTCGTCACGACGACCGTCGTCGCCGGCATCGGCGCTGCCGTCGTGTACGCGGTCCTGGTCAGGTTCACGAGCCGGCCGGTCGGGATCTTCGTCCTGCTCTCGGTAGCCGTCTTCGTCCTCATGCTCGTCCCCGTGCTCTTCGCGACCCCCGAGATGGGTGTCACCCCCGTGGGACAGGGTATCCTCGTCCTCTACCACCTGCTGGTCGCGGTGCCGCTGGTCGCGTTCGTCATCGGGGCCGTCCAGATCTGA
- a CDS encoding NADPH-dependent F420 reductase, with the protein MDVGIIGTGNVGGALANGLAAAGHDVVVGSRDPDSHHIEDTEVVAQQAAAERGEVVVLALPADVVSDVAADLGDALAGKPVLDPTNEYPTASGDGSVAERVAAAVPDAHVVKAFNTIGANLMADPVVDGDPASMFLAGDDGDAVGVAESLASDLGFEPVVAGDLSAATHLEHLARFWIDLTQDHGRDIAFRLLREEATS; encoded by the coding sequence ATGGACGTCGGCATCATCGGAACGGGCAACGTCGGCGGTGCACTCGCGAACGGACTGGCGGCAGCCGGCCACGACGTAGTCGTCGGGTCGCGGGACCCGGACTCACACCACATCGAGGACACCGAGGTGGTGGCACAGCAGGCGGCCGCCGAACGGGGCGAAGTCGTCGTGCTCGCGCTGCCTGCGGACGTCGTGTCGGACGTCGCAGCCGACCTCGGGGACGCGCTCGCCGGCAAACCGGTGCTCGACCCGACCAACGAGTACCCGACCGCCAGTGGCGACGGGTCGGTCGCTGAGCGCGTCGCGGCGGCCGTGCCGGACGCTCACGTCGTGAAGGCGTTCAACACCATCGGCGCGAACCTCATGGCAGACCCGGTCGTCGACGGCGACCCCGCCTCAATGTTCCTGGCGGGAGACGACGGAGACGCCGTGGGGGTAGCCGAATCGCTCGCGAGCGACCTGGGGTTCGAACCGGTGGTCGCCGGCGACCTCTCGGCGGCGACCCACCTCGAACACCTCGCCCGGTTCTGGATCGACCTCACGCAGGACCACGGCCGGGACATCGCCTTCCGATTACTCCGGGAAGAGGCCACGAGCTAG
- a CDS encoding winged helix-turn-helix transcriptional regulator encodes MTKDGRYSEEACHVIDSLEQIGSQWRLIVLHDLQDGEKRFNELKRSTDASSRTLSRVLDDLQEMGFVDRRLEEESPVATYYSLTPKGESLFPVFDAIESWADEWLADDTSAAEAVESLADG; translated from the coding sequence ATGACCAAGGACGGTCGGTACAGCGAGGAGGCGTGCCACGTCATCGACTCCCTGGAGCAGATCGGTTCTCAGTGGCGGCTCATCGTGCTCCACGACCTCCAGGACGGCGAGAAGCGGTTCAACGAACTGAAGCGCTCGACCGACGCCAGTTCCCGCACACTGTCCCGCGTGCTCGACGACCTTCAGGAGATGGGGTTCGTCGACCGACGTCTCGAGGAGGAGTCGCCCGTCGCGACGTACTACTCGCTGACCCCGAAGGGCGAGTCGCTGTTCCCCGTCTTCGACGCCATCGAGTCGTGGGCCGACGAGTGGTTGGCCGACGACACGAGCGCCGCGGAGGCGGTCGAGTCGCTCGCGGACGGGTAG
- a CDS encoding VOC family protein, with protein sequence MTPADTPETAGLHHVTAVAGDPRENARFYREELGLRLVKRTVNFDDPTTYHLYYGDEVGTPGTIMTFFPFENGRSGTPGRGQTTATSFVVPEGSLEFWTERFADRGVEHGDLQERFGTRVLPFEDGDGQPLELIADDSDVEPWSDGPVPEEHAIRGFHGVTLHPTEPESTGTVLETLGYERTDEEGDRVRYVAGERASVVDVLTSGGSRGQPGVGTVHHIAFRAADDDAQAALGDAVSDVGMATTPQKDRQYFRSIYFREPGGVLFEVATDDPGFAVDEDVADLGSALKLPPWLEDDRETLASRLPPLELEGSA encoded by the coding sequence ATGACACCAGCCGACACACCAGAGACGGCGGGGCTCCACCACGTCACCGCGGTGGCCGGCGACCCACGGGAGAACGCCCGGTTCTACCGGGAGGAACTCGGCCTCCGCCTCGTCAAGCGCACCGTGAACTTCGACGACCCGACGACCTACCACCTCTACTACGGCGACGAGGTCGGGACGCCGGGGACCATTATGACGTTCTTCCCGTTCGAGAACGGCCGCTCCGGGACGCCCGGCCGCGGACAGACCACCGCGACGTCGTTCGTCGTCCCCGAGGGGAGCCTCGAGTTCTGGACCGAGCGCTTCGCTGACCGCGGCGTCGAACACGGCGACCTCCAGGAGCGCTTCGGGACCCGCGTGCTGCCGTTCGAGGACGGCGACGGACAGCCTCTGGAACTGATAGCGGACGACAGCGACGTCGAACCGTGGAGCGACGGACCAGTCCCCGAGGAACACGCCATCCGCGGTTTCCACGGCGTCACGCTCCACCCGACAGAGCCGGAGTCAACGGGGACGGTGCTCGAGACGCTCGGCTACGAGCGCACGGACGAGGAGGGGGACCGCGTGCGCTACGTCGCCGGCGAGCGCGCGAGCGTCGTGGACGTGCTGACGAGTGGCGGTTCGCGGGGGCAGCCCGGCGTCGGGACTGTCCACCACATCGCCTTCCGCGCGGCCGACGACGACGCGCAGGCCGCGCTGGGCGACGCTGTTTCCGACGTCGGGATGGCGACCACGCCCCAGAAGGACCGCCAGTACTTCCGGTCGATCTACTTCCGGGAGCCGGGCGGCGTGCTGTTCGAGGTGGCGACCGACGACCCCGGCTTCGCCGTCGACGAGGACGTCGCCGACCTCGGCTCCGCGCTCAAGCTGCCGCCGTGGCTGGAGGACGACCGCGAGACGCTCGCATCCCGGCTCCCGCCGCTCGAACTGGAGGGGTCGGCGTGA